CTGGAGTATATGGTTACATAATATAATACTGTACAGTATATtgaaagaaatttttatttccaccagggttaccactaaaggttagtgtctgcatgacaaatccactgttcctggcagactTTCATTTTTAGtatagacatagagaaactgaaagtaaagaaaaaaatagaaagatagacacctgtagtatggcctcactgctagtgaagcctcttcccaccctgcaggtgggacctagAGTCTATTTTTCAGATCAGTGTGCTCAGTAATGGAACCTAGGCCAAAAGACAGAATGTTTGAAAAATGTAGAAGAGGAAGAATCATAGTGAAATGGGGAATAAATCTAtaacaaggaaaagaaaatttatatGTGGTTGTCTGTGAGAAGTTTATCATTGTTGATAGGAGAAAACATACTGATACATAAAAATTAATCTAGCATAAACACCTAAGATCTGATCCAATTATATATTGTGAGTTAatataatgaaaaagaacaaatagCTGACTTGAAAACAAtaatgatataatatatatatttaacttagcCCTAAGTAGGAAACAATTAGGGGAAGTCAACATATTTGTTACACATAAAATTGtgccaaattaataaataaatctaactaTATCTTGGTTTGATTTACATTATAATACAAAAATATAgtgaagtagggagttgggcggtagcgcagtgggttaagcgcatgtggcgcgaagcgcaaggacccgtgtaaggatcctggttcgagcccctagctccccacctgcagggaagtcgcttcacaggccgtgaagcaggtctgcaggtgtctttctctccccgtctctgtcttcccctcctccctccatttctctctgtcctatctaacaacaacaataataacgacaacaataaaaaaaaacaagggcaacaaaagggaacataaataaatatttaaaaaatatatatagtgaagCTAAAGTTGATTCAGTTTAACCAGACAAAATAACCTAACAATAATTTCTCTCAACTATTGGACATACAGATTGAACATACATCAGCAGTGATGAAAAATTATACAGTAACAACATTCATACTGATGGGATTGACAGATGACCCTCAGCTGCAAGTTCCAATTTTCATCTTTCTGCTCCTCACCTACCTGCTGAGTGCAACTGGGAACCTGACCATCATCACACTTACTTTTGTGGATCCCCATCTCAAAACACCCAtgtactttttcttaaaaaatttctcCTTTTTGGAGCTCTCATTTACGTCTGCTTGTATTCCCAGATACTTGTACAGTATAGCAACAGATGACAGGGTCATTACTTATAATGCTTGTGCCGTTCAAGTGTTTTTCACTGACCTATTCGCAATAACAGAATTTTTCCTGCTGGCCGCCATgtcctatgaccgctatgtggccatctgcaaacCCCTGCACTATGTGACCATCATGAGCAGCAGAGTCTGCAGCAGGCTTGTATTTTGCTGTTGGCTGGCTGGATTGTTGATCATAACCCCCCCACTTAGTCTGGGGCTAAATCTAGTATTTTGTGACTCTAATGTCATTGATCACTTTCTCTGTGATGCTTCTCCGATGATAAAGATATCATGCTCAGACACATGGCTAATCGAACAAACAGTTCTGATCTCTGCTGTGCTGACCCTTATCTTGACTCTGATGTGTGTAGTTCTGTCGTACACTTACATTCTCAAGACAATTTTAGGATTTccatctgcacagcaaagaacAAAAGCTTTTTCCACCTGTTCCTCCCACATGATTGTGGTGTCCATCACCTATGGCACATGCATGTTCATCTATATGAATCCtacagcaaaggaggaggtgaccATTAACAAGGTAGTTTCTCTGCTCATTTCTTCCATCTCTCCTATGTTGAATCCATTTATTTACACACTGAGAAATAAGCAGGTAAAAAAAGCCTTTGATGACTCAATCAAGAAAATTGCATTACTCTTAAAGAAGTGGAGCAAAATtggaaattaaaaatttaattaaaaagttaaTGGCTATTAAACCTTTCTATTGAAGTGTagacttttctttatctttcaatAGCATATTTTTCAATATGTTATACTCCTAGAATCCTCTATTGATGTTATACCctgtaatgaattaatttattccctttggctTTTACTCAAACTTTTGTAAGAATTTTGTCTCAGTAAAGAATACCAGTTAGAAAGTAAGTAGTATACATCGttagatatatattatataaagatCACCGGTTAGAAAGTAAGTAGTATATATTGTTCCAGGTAGGAATAATACCAAAATGCACCTTTTAAAGTATACATGATAAAATGTAAGACTGTGCCCCAAAGCTTTTTCTACAACTTTGCTGGTCTAACTGCTTCCCAACATGCGTGTTGTTGTTTCactggcattttctttttctattattctccttttttttttttttagaaattttacttatatatatatatatatatatatatatatatatatatatatatatcatttattggatagagacagagagaaagaaagaggggagggaataGAGATAAGAGATCAagtaagagacacttgcagcaatgcctcactgcttgtgacgaTTTCCTCATGCAAGTGAggcccaagggcttgaaccc
This portion of the Erinaceus europaeus chromosome 7, mEriEur2.1, whole genome shotgun sequence genome encodes:
- the LOC103109219 gene encoding olfactory receptor 6C2-like; amino-acid sequence: MKNYTVTTFILMGLTDDPQLQVPIFIFLLLTYLLSATGNLTIITLTFVDPHLKTPMYFFLKNFSFLELSFTSACIPRYLYSIATDDRVITYNACAVQVFFTDLFAITEFFLLAAMSYDRYVAICKPLHYVTIMSSRVCSRLVFCCWLAGLLIITPPLSLGLNLVFCDSNVIDHFLCDASPMIKISCSDTWLIEQTVLISAVLTLILTLMCVVLSYTYILKTILGFPSAQQRTKAFSTCSSHMIVVSITYGTCMFIYMNPTAKEEVTINKVVSLLISSISPMLNPFIYTLRNKQVKKAFDDSIKKIALLLKKWSKIGN